The Fundulus heteroclitus isolate FHET01 chromosome 13, MU-UCD_Fhet_4.1, whole genome shotgun sequence genome contains a region encoding:
- the nobox gene encoding homeobox protein NOBOX, whose translation MEQDCDLAAEFDCSSLLCEELEDLESKDSEEKPGGRREEGDEKVLNQRDEETREDAAHEGRNEGEEDGEDKAVVSENELMKDEAEQVKPGSRPEAEEAQDVQMEEKETEVSKETIVDKQVKKTVQKKSRKRRGKKQNEHVRPRKAGKEGVSEKPAEQEKSQKQEMSVMSSEENPAQFEPSVGLMNTCELSDQVYLGIGAAGLYFPPVPVPVLYPSQTPVPIQSAAPQSHGTKRAYSPSQPHSLPQQSSQTLQMEIAQGYSTRRSIRYSSRSRGRALSLPLPPGSENVDSCPLPPAPRKKTRTLYSTDQLEHLEALFQEDHYPDAEKRKIIAASVGVTPQRIMVWFQNRRAKWRKVRSITAKAEPAPTKAEHSTNSPNHKVNPQLTTLTSTRKGVPSVSGHFTASVPQITSAAAFPTLSTQTLHSYSKLLDSLNSPGQSRGREMGSGNLLEYHPPRPMHSPPPLRRASLPLFPAGFNSVSQNPLLLNTPAPARPLLLDALESDASLAHYDTQSQQNDTSLLYDFAEKLSQQSSSLSYQLHNSFPTSQHQPQTSGPHMPFLTPSPYLTPNPPDSNPASYLTYGPGGSSAGLVTYSTGGHSYYQSQSTGQILLQPAGRHGAMTSYQSYPWSNLYSQPSIQQHAQCPPTYSASLGSVGDHQTQSTSSLPLHSVFQVGEHNPSHTNLQQAAETQQHTASSTATTVLPSVSSLRPSCFRVERTLTTVSSLLPSQVSATSPESPPAPSCVKLEYDSPREIHSHFHCDFSPIHF comes from the exons atggagcAGGACTGCGATTTAGCTGCAGAATTCG ACTGTTCAAGCCTGCTGTGTGAGGAGCTGGAGGATTTGGAAAGTAAGGACTCCGAAGAGAAGCCGGGCGGGAGAAGAGAAGAAGGCGATGAGAAAGTGTTAAATCAGAGGGATGAAGAGACGAGAGAGGACGCGGCGCATGAAGGGAGGAACGAGGGGGAGGAAGACGGGGAAGACAAAGCTGTTGTGTCAGAAAACGAACTGATGAAGGATGAAGCGGAGCAGGTGAAGCCTGGGAGTAGGCCGGAAGCAGAGGAGGCACAGGATGTTCAGATGGAAGAGAAAGAGACCGAGGTTAGCAAAGAAACAATTGTTGACAAGCAAGTGAAGAAAACTGTGCAGAAAAAGAGCAGGAAGCGACGAGggaagaagcaaaatgagcatgTGAGACCCAGGAAAGCAGGAAAGGAGGGTGTCAGTGAGAAGCCGGCGGAGCAAGAGAAAAGTCAGAAGCAGGAAATGTCAGTGATGAGCTCAGAGGAGAACCCGGCTCAGTTTGAGCCCTCTGTTGGCCTGATGAACACCTGTGAGCTGTCTGATCAAGTCTACCTGGGTATCGGGGCAGCTGGATTGTATTTCCCCCCAGTGCCTGTCCCAGTCCTGTACCCGTCCCAGACACCAGTCCCCATCCAGTCTGCAGCGCCTCAATCTCATGGGACAAAAAGAGCCTACAGCCCCTCTCAGCCTCACAGCCTCCCCCAGCAGAGCTCCCAGACCCTTCAG ATGGAGATAGCTCAAGGGTACTCCACTCGACGCTCCATTCGATACAGCAGCAGGAGCCGAGGTCGGGCGCTCAGCTTACCTCTTCCACCAGGTTCTGAGAATGTGGACAGCTGCCCACTACCACCTGCCCCAAGGAAGAAGACACGGACACTCTACAGTACAG ACCAGCTGGAGCATTTAGAGGCGCTGTTCCAGGAGGATCACTATCCTGATGCAGAGAAGAGGAAAATTATTGCTGCTTCAGTTGGTGTCACCCCTCAGAGAATTATG GTTTGGTTTCAGAACCGCAGGGCGAAATGGAGGAAAGTGCGTTCAATCACAGCGAAGGCAGAACCTGCACCAACTAAAGCTGAACACAGCACGAATAGTCCAAATCACAAAGTCAATCCCCAGTTGACCACGCTGACATCCACCAG gaAAGGAGTGCCTTCTGTTTCTGGTCACTTTACTGCTTCCGTACCACAGATTACCTCTGCAGCTGCTTTTCCCACACTGTCCACTCAGACCCTTCACTCCTACAGTAAGCTGTTGGACAGCCTTAACAGCCCAG GTCAGAGTAGAGGGAGAGAAATGGGTTCAGGGAATCTGTTGGAGTATCATCCCCCCCGTCCCATGCACAGCCCTCCCCCTCTGCGACGAGCCAGCCTCCCTCTTTTTCCTGCTGGCTTCAACTCTGTTAGCCAGAATCCCCTTCTCCTCAACACCCCGGCCCCCGCCCGTCCTCTCCTTCTCGATGCTCTGGAGAGCGATGCCTCTTTAGCTCATTATGACACCCAGTCCCAACAGAATGACACCAG CCTGCTGTATGACTTTGCGGAGAAGCTGAGCCagcagagcagctccttgtCTTATCAGCTTCACAACTCCTTTCCAACCAGCCAGCATCAGCCTCAAACATCTGGACCCCACATGCCATTCCTCACTCCATCGCCCTACCTTACGCCCAACCCTCCAGATTCCAATCCTGCCTCATACCTGACTTATGGACCTGGAGGCAGCTCAGCTGGACTGGTGACTTACTCCACAGGTGGTCACTCCTACTATCAGTCCCAGAGCACCGGACAGATCCTGTTACAGCCCGCCGGTCGCCATG GAGCGATGACATCATACCAGTCATATCCATGGAGTAATTTGTATAGTCAGCCATCCATCCAGCAGCATGCCCAGTGTCCTCCCACATACTCAGCCAGCTTGGGATCTGTTGGAGACCACCAGACCCAGTCTACATCCAGCCTGCCACTGCATTCTGTATTTCAGGTGGGGGAGCATAACCCATCACATACCAACTTGCAGCAAGCAGCAGAGACCCAGCAGCACACTGCCTCCAGCACCGCCACCACTGTCCTCCCATCAGTGTCAAGCCTGCGGCCCTCCTGTTTCAGAGTTGAGAGAACACTGACCACAGTTTCATCGCTGCTTCCCTCTCAGGTCAGCGCCACGTCTCCTGAAAGCCCTCCAGCACCCTCCTGTGTCAAACTGGAGTATGACAGCCCACGAGAGATTCACAGCCACTTCCACTGTGACTTCTCCCCAATACATTTTTGA